ATCCACGACTTCGGGAGACAGCTTGGCCTTGTTGCGCGCCAGTGCGGTGTGGCCGGCCACGCAGAAGGTGCAGCCGTGCAGCGTGCCGGCCACCAGTTGCACGACCTCGCGCTCCTGCAGCGTCAGCCCGGCGCGCGCATTGATCTGCGACAGCGTCTGATAGGCCTCGAGCGCGGCGGGCGCGCTGGCCAGCACGCCCAGCAGGTTGGACAGATATCCCGCGCCCTGCTCGGCCGCGGCCAAGGCCGGGCGGGTGGGTTCGGGTGCGCTCTGCGCCGTGTGCACGGTAAGACGGGCCATGAAGTTCTCCGTTGGGCTATCGAAAGAAAACACCATTTTGCGTGCAGCCGCCCGCAAGCGACAATGCACGAGGATCGCAACTTGATGCTCGATCTTATCGACTTTCAGCTATGCGCATATAACCGAATCGCACCTTGACCCTAGATTCCACCCTCACCGATCAAGCCGCCGTGGACGCCGTGCTGCTGTCCAGCCTGGAGGTGCAGTCCAGTCTTTATCACCTGGGCCAGTATTGCGGCAACTGGACGGCCAGCACCAGCGGGCGCGCCCGCGCGAGCTTTCACCTGATCCTGCACGGCAGCTGCCGCGCGGACATCGCATCTGGTCAGGAATCGCACACGCTGTCCGCTGGCGACGGCATCTTCTTCCTGCGCGACATCGCCCACGTGCTGACGCCGCTGCAACCGTCCGCCGCCCGCGCCGCATGCGGCCCGATGCAGCCGCTGTCGCCCCGTCAGCCCGATGGCACGGGCCTTGCCTGCGGGTTCTTCCAGTTTCGCCCTGGGCTGGCCGACCTGCTGGCCGACACCCTGCCCGACTATCTGCTGCTGCGCGCGGACGACGAACGCTTTCGTGCCGCGCGCGGCGTGTTCGATCTGATCCTGGACGAGACCACGCGCGCGCCGTCCGCTTCGCCCGTCGTGCTGGAACGCCTGACGGATCTGCTGATCTTCTTCATGCTGCGCCACCTGGCCATTCAAGACCGCCAGGCGCATGGTCTTTTCGTGCTGGCGCGCGATCCGGCCATGGCCGGGCTGCTGCAGGCCATCCTGGCCGAGCCCGCCGCGCCCTGGAGCATGCAGGACATGGCGGACCGCGTTCATATGTCCAAGGCCACCTTCCACCGCCGCTTCACGTTGCAAAGCGGGACAACGCCGGCGCAGCTATTGCAGCTGCTGCGCATGCGCGTGGCGCGGCGGCTCCTGGATCAGGGCATGGGCATCCAGGAGGCCGCCGAACGCGTGGGGTATCAATCCCAGGCCGCGTTCAGCCGGGTATTTCAGCGCACGGAAGGCATGGCGCCGTCCGCCTTGCGGCGGCGCCGTCCCGCATCGGTCTGACCGGCTTCCAGCCCGCTGCGGGAGTCCCGCCGGGCACTTACACCGGTTCCAGCGCTTGTTCCAGATCGGCGATCAGATCGTCGATGTGCTCGATGCCGATGGACAGGCGCACGGTTTCCTCGCGCACGCCGGCCTTCTTCAGTTCCTCGGCATTGAGCTGGCGGTGCGTGGTGGATGCCGGGTGCGTGGCCAACGACTTGGAGTCGCCGATGTTGACCAGGCGCGTGAACAGCTGCAGCGCATCCTGGAAGCGCGCGCCGGCGTCGCGGCCGCCCTTCACGCCAAACGTAAACAGGCCCGGCACCTTGCCGCCCAGGTACTTCTTGGCCAGCGCATGGTCCGGATGATTCGGCAGCCCCGCGTAATTCACCCATTCCACCTTCGGGTGCTCGCGCAGGTAGCTGGCGATCTTGACCGCGTTCTCCACGATGCGGTCCACGCGCAGCGCCAGCGTCTCGATGCCTTGCAGGATCTGGAAAGAATTGAACGGCGAGATCGCCGCGCCGGTGTTGCGCAGCGGCACCACGCGGGCGCGGCCAATGTACGCGGCCGGGCCGAAGGCTTCCGTGTAGACCACGCCGTGGTAGCTGACGTCCGGCTCGTTCAGGCGCTTGAAGCGTTCCTTGTGCTCGGCCCACGGGAACTTGCCCGAGTCGATGATGGCGCCGCCCAGGCTGGTGCCGTGCCCGCCCAGATACTTGGTCAGCGACTGCACCACGATGTCGGCGCCGTGCTCGATGGGACGCAACAGGTACGGCGACGGCACGGTGTTGTCGACGATCAGCGGCAGGCCGTGGCGATGCGCCAGCTCGGCCAGCGCGGCGATGTCGGTGATGTTGCCCAGCGGATTGCCGACCGATTCCGCGAAGATCGCCTTGGTGCGGTCGTCGATCTGCGCCTCGAAGGCAGCCAGATCGGACGGGTCGGCAAAGCGCGTGGTGATGCCGTACTGCGGCAGCGTGTGCGCGAACAGGTTGTACGTGCCGCCGTACAGCGTGCTGGACGAAATGATGTTGTCGCCCGCTTCGGCGATGGTCAGGATCGCGTAGGTGACGGCGGACTGGCCCGAGGCCAGCGCCAGCGCGGCAATGCCGCCTTCCAGGGCCGCCACGCGCTGCTCCAGCACGTCGGTGGTCGGGTTCATGATGCGGGTGTAGATGTTGCCCGCGACCTTCAGGTCGAAGAGGTCCGCGCCGTGCTGCGTGTCATCGAACGCGTACGCCACCGTCTGGTAGATGGGCACCGCCACCGCGCGCGTGGTGGGATCGGGGCGGTAGCCGCCGTGGACGGCCACGGTTTCCAGACGCCAGTTGGGCTTCTTCGCTTCAGTCATCAGTCTCTCCGGTAATGCGTTATTGAAAATCAGGCCGCAAACGCGCGCGCGGCACGCAGAATGCGTTCGATGTCTTCATGGTTGTTGTAGGCGCCCACGGACAGGCGCACGTAACCATACTCCACGACGCTTGCCACGACACCGGCCTGCGTCAAATGCGCCAGCGCGGCCGCGGGGTCGGCCACGCGCAACGCCGTCGTGGTGCTGCGCACGTCGTCGCCCGGCGGCAACACGACCTGCGCGCCAAGGCTGCGCAGTCCCTCGCTCAGCGCCTGCGACAGCTCAAGCACCCAGGGCTCGATGCGCTCGGGCCCGGCCTGTTCGATCAGGTCCAGCGCGCCCGCCCAACCGGCGATGCCGGGATAGTTCAGGTTGCCGGTTTCCAGCCGGCGCGCATCGCTCGCGTCCGATACCGCCGTCTGCCATTGCAGGCCGGACTTGTCCAGCGTGGTCACACCAGACGGGCCGATGTAGAACGGGTCCAGCGCATCGAGCAGCCGTGGCGACACGTGCAGCAGCCCCACGCCCAGCGGACCCAGCATGCCCTTGTGCGCGCCGCACGCGAAGGCATCGACGTGCCAGTCATCCACCTGCGCGCGCAGCAGGCCCGCGCCCTGGATGCCGTCAACAACCAGCCAGATGCCGCGCTCCGCGCAGCGGCGTCCCAGTTCCCGGATGTCGGTGCGCAGCCCCGTGCCGTACTGCACCCACGACACGGCGATCAATCGCGTGCGGGCGTCCACGTGCTGCCAGAGATCATCTACCGAGAAGCGATGCGCGCGCGCCTGCGCCACGCGCACCTGCACGCCGCGCCGCCGCAGATTCAGCCACGGCAAGGCGTTGGACGGATGCTCCTGATCGTCGACGATGAGGTTGTCGCCTTCTTTCCAGGCCAGTCCCTGCGCGACCGTGTTCAACCCTTCGGTGGTGTTCTTGGTGAACGCCAGCCGGTGCGCGTCGCCGCCGATCAGGCGGGCCAGCCGCACGCGCAAGGCGTCGGCATCGCGCAGCCATTGCGGCTTGTCGCTGCGGGCATGCGTGATGCCGTCGAAGAAGTCCGCCACCGCGGCCGACACGCGCGGCGACAAAGGGCTGGTGTACGCGATGTTGGCGTATGCCTTGTCGCGCGTGATGGGAAACAACTGTCTGAATTCGTCCTGCCAAGTCATGCGCAACCTGCTCCGCCAGACCATCTGGCATGCGGGCATTCTAGGTATATGACGCGCATCTGGATAAGGCTAAGTTTTCATATTGATATGAGTATTAAGTCGCTCGGCAAACCGCACCCCGCCCATAGAATTCGTGCCTCTCTTGCACACAACAATCATGGGAACAGCATGCGTTTGATTCATCTATTCAAGGCCGCGGGCGTGGCCGCCGCGATGACGCTTGCCGGTGCCTCACAGGCCGGCACGGTGGACACCATCAAGAAGCGCGGCGAGCTGGTGTGCGGCGTCAGCCAAGGCTCGGCAGGCTTGTCGATTGCCGATAAGCAAGGCCGCTGGACCGGCCTTGACGCCGACCTGTGCCGCGCGCTGGCCGCCGCCGTGCTGGGCGATCCGGACAAGACCCGCTTCGTGCCGCTGAGCTCGCAGCAACGCTTTCCGGCTCTGCAGTCCGGCGAGATCGACGTGCTGAACCGCAACACCACCATCACCTCGGGCCGCGACGCCGGGCTGGGCATTGCATCCGCCGGCATCGTGTTCTACGACGGCCAAGGCTTCCTGGTGCCCCGCAAGCTGGGCGTCAAGAGCGCCACCGAACTGGAAGGCGCGCAGGTCTGCGTGCAGCCCGGCACCGTGAATGAACAGAACCTGGTGGACTACTTCAAGAAGAACAAGCTCAGCTATCGCCCGGTGGTCATCGAGAACCTGGTCGAACTTGAACAGGCTTTCTACGCCGGACGCTGCGACGTCTACCTGTCGGATGCGTCCACCCTGGCCGCCAGCCGCGCCGCCCGCGCCAGCAAGCCGGACGACTTCGTCATCCTGCCCGAGCGCATCAACAAGTCGCCGCTTGGTCCCTTCGTGCGCCAGGACGACCCGAACTGGGCCGCCATCGTGCGCTGGACGGTCAACGCGCTGGTTGCCGCCGAAGAGCTGGGCATCACCGCCAAGAACGCCGACAGCCAGGCCCAAAGCACCGACGCGCAAGTGCGCCGCCTGCTTGGCGTGGATCCCGGCATCGGAAAGAGCTTCGGCCTGGACGAAACCTGGGCCAAACAGGCGATCAAGGCGGTGGGCAACTACGGCGAGGTGTGGGACCGCAACCTGGGCGCCGCCACGCCGCTCAAGCTGGAACGCGGCTTGAATGCGCAATGGAACAAGGGCGGTTTGCTGTATTCGCCGCCGTTTCAGTGATGCGTATTGATTGATGCGTGTCTGTTGGTACGTATCGCTTGATGCGTATCGGTTGATGCGCATTTCTTGATGCGCATTTCTTGATGCGCGTTTCTTGATGCGCGTTTCCTGATGATTCGTGGGCGGGCCACCGGGTCCGCCCTTCTTGCTTATTGACTGTTGCCGCACGTCCCGCCATGACCGCCACCACGCTCCCCTTCCCATTGACTGCCACATGGCGCCGCTGGTTGCCTGCGCTGGCGTGGATCCTGGGATTGGGCGGCATGGCCGCCATGCTGGTGCTGCACATCGAATCGGTGCAGGCAGCGCGCGGAATCCAGGGCGGATTCGGCTTCCTCTTTCAGCCGGCGGGCTTCCGCATTTCCGAAAGCCTGCTCAATGTCACGCCAGAAGATCCCTATTGGATGTCCCTCGCGGCAGGACTGGTCAATACGCTGACCGTCGCCGTCGTCGCGATTCCGCTGGCGACCATCCTGGGCGTGGGCCTGGGATTCCTGGGGTTGTCGTCCAACCCGCTGGCATCGCGCGTGGCCGCCCTTGTCATCGCCCCGTTGCGCAATACCCCCGTGCTGTTGCAGCTATTCGTCTGGTATGGATTGCTGCTTCGACTGCCCGACCTGCGCCAGGCCTGGTCGCCGCTGCCGTCGGTGCTGCTGTCCAATCGCGGCCTGGCCCTGCCCGCCCTGCATGGCTGGCTGCCCTATGCGGGCGTGGTGATGGCCGCGCTGGCGCTGGGCTGGCGCGCCCGCCGCCGCTGGTCCGGTTCGGCGCAGGCCCCCGCGCAGGCCCCCGCACTCGCTGCCGCCTTAACTGCGGTGTTAGCCGCCGCCGGGATCGCGTGGACGCTATTGCCGTCCATGCAGATCGACCTGCCCGTCAAGCGCGGGCTCGGTTTGCAGGGCGGCTGGCAGCCCAGCATCGAGTTCGCCGCCTTGACCATCGGCCTCGTGGTCTTTCACGCCGCCTACATCGCCGACATCGTGCGCGGCGCGGTCCGTGCCGTGCCCGTGGGGCTGGTCGAAGCCGGCCGGGCCATGGGCCTGACGCCGCTCAAGGTGCTGCGGCTGGTGATCACGCCCTACGCCACGCGCGTCGCGCTGCCGCCCTACGCCAACCAATGCCTCGCGCTTATCAAGAACAGCACGCTCGCCATCGCCATCGGCTACCAGGAACTGATGGCCGTCATCAACACGGCCATCACGCAAACCGGCTTGGCGCTGGAAGGCATTACGCTTGCGGTGGCCATTTACCTGACGCTGGCGCTCTGCCTGGGCGGCGGGCTGTCCGCCTGGAATGCGCGCAACACGCGGCACGGCCCCGGCGATACGCACGGCGCGCGGCTCGGTGACCGCGCGTTCTGGAATGGCGCCGACGGCAAGTCCAGGACCCTGCGCGGTAAAGCGGTGTCGGCCGTCCTGACATTGCTGCTGGCCGCCGTGGCCTGGTCGCTGCTGGATTGGGCCGTGCTGCGCGCCGTGTGGTCGGGCGACCCGATGACCTGCGCGAATGCGGCGGGCGCCTGCTGGGCCGCCGTGGGCGAAAACCTGCCGCTGTTGTTGTACGGCACCATGTCCGAAGCGCACCGGGGGCCCGCGCTGGTGGCGTGCGTGGCGCTTCTGGCCGCCATTGCCGTCGCCCTGGGCGCACGCCGC
The DNA window shown above is from Achromobacter spanius and carries:
- a CDS encoding carboxymuconolactone decarboxylase family protein codes for the protein MARLTVHTAQSAPEPTRPALAAAEQGAGYLSNLLGVLASAPAALEAYQTLSQINARAGLTLQEREVVQLVAGTLHGCTFCVAGHTALARNKAKLSPEVVDALRAQGTLPDARLQALAAFTQAVIRTRGRVDDAELKALRDAGYTEGNALEVILGVGLATICNFANNLAQTPLNEQLSEYAWSGAQ
- a CDS encoding AraC family transcriptional regulator; its protein translation is MTLDSTLTDQAAVDAVLLSSLEVQSSLYHLGQYCGNWTASTSGRARASFHLILHGSCRADIASGQESHTLSAGDGIFFLRDIAHVLTPLQPSAARAACGPMQPLSPRQPDGTGLACGFFQFRPGLADLLADTLPDYLLLRADDERFRAARGVFDLILDETTRAPSASPVVLERLTDLLIFFMLRHLAIQDRQAHGLFVLARDPAMAGLLQAILAEPAAPWSMQDMADRVHMSKATFHRRFTLQSGTTPAQLLQLLRMRVARRLLDQGMGIQEAAERVGYQSQAAFSRVFQRTEGMAPSALRRRRPASV
- a CDS encoding O-acetylhomoserine aminocarboxypropyltransferase/cysteine synthase family protein, with translation MTEAKKPNWRLETVAVHGGYRPDPTTRAVAVPIYQTVAYAFDDTQHGADLFDLKVAGNIYTRIMNPTTDVLEQRVAALEGGIAALALASGQSAVTYAILTIAEAGDNIISSSTLYGGTYNLFAHTLPQYGITTRFADPSDLAAFEAQIDDRTKAIFAESVGNPLGNITDIAALAELAHRHGLPLIVDNTVPSPYLLRPIEHGADIVVQSLTKYLGGHGTSLGGAIIDSGKFPWAEHKERFKRLNEPDVSYHGVVYTEAFGPAAYIGRARVVPLRNTGAAISPFNSFQILQGIETLALRVDRIVENAVKIASYLREHPKVEWVNYAGLPNHPDHALAKKYLGGKVPGLFTFGVKGGRDAGARFQDALQLFTRLVNIGDSKSLATHPASTTHRQLNAEELKKAGVREETVRLSIGIEHIDDLIADLEQALEPV
- a CDS encoding aminotransferase class V-fold PLP-dependent enzyme, with the protein product MTWQDEFRQLFPITRDKAYANIAYTSPLSPRVSAAVADFFDGITHARSDKPQWLRDADALRVRLARLIGGDAHRLAFTKNTTEGLNTVAQGLAWKEGDNLIVDDQEHPSNALPWLNLRRRGVQVRVAQARAHRFSVDDLWQHVDARTRLIAVSWVQYGTGLRTDIRELGRRCAERGIWLVVDGIQGAGLLRAQVDDWHVDAFACGAHKGMLGPLGVGLLHVSPRLLDALDPFYIGPSGVTTLDKSGLQWQTAVSDASDARRLETGNLNYPGIAGWAGALDLIEQAGPERIEPWVLELSQALSEGLRSLGAQVVLPPGDDVRSTTTALRVADPAAALAHLTQAGVVASVVEYGYVRLSVGAYNNHEDIERILRAARAFAA
- a CDS encoding amino acid ABC transporter substrate-binding protein, which encodes MRLIHLFKAAGVAAAMTLAGASQAGTVDTIKKRGELVCGVSQGSAGLSIADKQGRWTGLDADLCRALAAAVLGDPDKTRFVPLSSQQRFPALQSGEIDVLNRNTTITSGRDAGLGIASAGIVFYDGQGFLVPRKLGVKSATELEGAQVCVQPGTVNEQNLVDYFKKNKLSYRPVVIENLVELEQAFYAGRCDVYLSDASTLAASRAARASKPDDFVILPERINKSPLGPFVRQDDPNWAAIVRWTVNALVAAEELGITAKNADSQAQSTDAQVRRLLGVDPGIGKSFGLDETWAKQAIKAVGNYGEVWDRNLGAATPLKLERGLNAQWNKGGLLYSPPFQ
- a CDS encoding ABC transporter permease subunit (The N-terminal region of this protein, as described by TIGR01726, is a three transmembrane segment that identifies a subfamily of ABC transporter permease subunits, which specificities that include histidine, arginine, glutamine, glutamate, L-cystine (sic), the opines (in Agrobacterium) octopine and nopaline, etc.) — encoded protein: MTATTLPFPLTATWRRWLPALAWILGLGGMAAMLVLHIESVQAARGIQGGFGFLFQPAGFRISESLLNVTPEDPYWMSLAAGLVNTLTVAVVAIPLATILGVGLGFLGLSSNPLASRVAALVIAPLRNTPVLLQLFVWYGLLLRLPDLRQAWSPLPSVLLSNRGLALPALHGWLPYAGVVMAALALGWRARRRWSGSAQAPAQAPALAAALTAVLAAAGIAWTLLPSMQIDLPVKRGLGLQGGWQPSIEFAALTIGLVVFHAAYIADIVRGAVRAVPVGLVEAGRAMGLTPLKVLRLVITPYATRVALPPYANQCLALIKNSTLAIAIGYQELMAVINTAITQTGLALEGITLAVAIYLTLALCLGGGLSAWNARNTRHGPGDTHGARLGDRAFWNGADGKSRTLRGKAVSAVLTLLLAAVAWSLLDWAVLRAVWSGDPMTCANAAGACWAAVGENLPLLLYGTMSEAHRGPALVACVALLAAIAVALGARRAPARLRIALLAVLFGIAAAALTGWPWGGDFIGPQRWGGLLVTLVLAIAALVAAVPLAFALALLRRSGSPAGSLAAAGLIEAVRGVPLVTQLLFASFVLPMLLGGGVSKFSMALAALTLHTACVLAEVLRGALQAIPPGQMMAARALGMRPAQAYACVIWPQARRIAAPAALGVFVGAVKDTSLVSIIGVFDVLGAAKAVVAGTDWRPYHVEVYLAVALLYLAASLALSRVARRMEGRG